The Candidatus Palauibacter scopulicola DNA segment TCCATCAGCACCGCATCGAGGGCCTGTGGCTGGACCGCGACGATCACCGTGTCGCAGGCGGTCACGGCGCCCGGATTGTCGGACGACACCGGGAACCCCCGTCCCGCGAGATCCGCTACCCTCTCCGTGTGGCGGCGCGTGACGTGGACCTCCGCCGGAGCGTGCGAACCCGCGGCCACGAGTCCCTCGGCGATGGCGCGCCCGATATTCCCCGCGCCGAGGATGGCGACGCTGGCGGACGATGTCGGGTGGCGCATATCGAAGCCTCTTCGCGTGTTTCGGAAGTGTGGTCCGCGCGGGACTTGTGCTGGCCAAGCCCGGCGACCCGTGGCAAAGCCGCGCTGCCGGCGCGAGGCGCATTGTCGCCCGCGGGCCGCACGACCCGCAAGGCGTTGCCGCCCGAGCGGCGCTCCGGTGTCGCCGGGCCCGGGCCACGCTGCGACATTGGCGGTATCCCCTGCCGAAAACGGAGGCCGGAAGATGGATCGTCGGATGGTCGAATACGAAGCGAAGAAGCAGACGCCGCTCGTGGCGTACATTCTCCTCGTGGTGTTCGGCGTCGTGGGCGCCCACAACTTCTATCTCGGACGACGCGGACAGGCGCTGGCCCAACTTCTGTTCTCCGTCGTCATGGCCGGCGCCATGCTCTGGCTCTTCGTGGGCTTCGCGTCAGCCGAAATGGCCGATGTGTCGGGCGGGTTCGACGACTTCGTGCGCCGCGCGTGGACCTTCTACGCCATCGGCATCGTGTGGGGCGTCGGCACCTTCGCCTGGCTCGTGGCGAACGCGATCGAGGTTCCAAAGCTCATCGCGGACCACAACGTCCAACTCCACGCCCGCCTCTTCGGCACCGAGTAACCACCCGCTGCAATCGCGGGAACGGGGCCTCAGGACCCCGCTCTCTCGAGATAGCGCGCTTCGAGGCCGTCGAAACGCTCGAAGTCGCGGTCGTTGGTGAGAATTGCGGAGATCCCATGCTCCCGGCACAGCGCGGCGGTTTGCGCGTCGAACAGCAGATTCCCCCGAGCGGCGGCCCCGCGGGAAGTGGCGGCCAGCAGATCGAGGAAGCCGGCGCCGGGCAGGACGACGCGGCAGCTCGGCGAAGCGACGACGCCTTCGAGGAAATCCACGGCCTGCTCCAACGTCGACGGTGGGCTGAAGACCCGCCTGTGGGTGACGACCCGCAGAAATTCCACCGCGCAGAAGATGGGCAGGCCCCAGTGAGCCGCGCCCTCGGCGAGCGTAATCAACTCCCGGGCAGCGACCGTGTGAAATTCGATCTCGGCCCGATGCGCATAGAT contains these protein-coding regions:
- a CDS encoding TM2 domain-containing protein produces the protein MDRRMVEYEAKKQTPLVAYILLVVFGVVGAHNFYLGRRGQALAQLLFSVVMAGAMLWLFVGFASAEMADVSGGFDDFVRRAWTFYAIGIVWGVGTFAWLVANAIEVPKLIADHNVQLHARLFGTE
- a CDS encoding TA system VapC family ribonuclease toxin encodes the protein MIAVDTNVLIYAHRAEIEFHTVAARELITLAEGAAHWGLPIFCAVEFLRVVTHRRVFSPPSTLEQAVDFLEGVVASPSCRVVLPGAGFLDLLAATSRGAAARGNLLFDAQTAALCREHGISAILTNDRDFERFDGLEARYLERAGS